From Leptolyngbya sp. KIOST-1, one genomic window encodes:
- a CDS encoding GMC oxidoreductase, with amino-acid sequence MIVDIREVPEGQVCKADICIIGSGPAGVTLAREFIGTNNQVCLLESGGISQDTEIQDLSHGSSIGDPFLPLKDIRNRQFGGNSNIWSIKLGREDDRQWKIGVRYVPLDKIDFEQRDWVPYSGWPIGREALIPYYEKAQGVAHSGPFSYSPEPWSDALSKPFDFADQLFTSKVFQFGTRTVFHRNYLEDLSSAPNVDIYLYATAVELDVPQENSRVQRVRVSNLTGKSCWVEAKAFVLATGGIENARLMLASNRHQPCGVGNENGLVGRFFMDHPLLNVGRLLPGEKSTFSQAAFYDLRQVKGSLVMGHITHSREAMAEQRLLNNAVVLFPRPTQRQTQAVLALKDLAENGYLKHPTPEHWPAIAQRLIKVAGGLDYVARAIYDARKYDQSLLHGFGRGGWSKDPQICDRFTAYEVLLVTEQAPDPNSRVQLSRDRDPLGMPRVELDWRWGKFSRDNAQRTQDLFAAVAEKSGLGRFVSNFEDGNLSLSEPSGMAHHMGTTRMSASPSQGVVNENCQVHSVPNLYVASSSVFPTGGYANPTLTILALTLRLADHLKKTLSKEAVVVQAGQKF; translated from the coding sequence ATGATAGTTGATATCCGCGAAGTGCCTGAAGGGCAAGTTTGCAAAGCAGATATTTGTATTATTGGATCAGGCCCGGCAGGGGTAACGCTGGCTAGAGAATTTATCGGTACCAACAACCAGGTCTGTCTGCTGGAGAGTGGTGGTATAAGTCAAGATACAGAGATTCAAGATCTAAGTCATGGTAGTAGCATTGGTGACCCATTTCTGCCCCTAAAAGATATTCGTAATCGACAATTTGGTGGCAACTCCAATATTTGGTCTATCAAACTGGGGCGCGAGGACGACAGGCAATGGAAGATTGGGGTACGGTATGTTCCTCTAGACAAAATTGATTTTGAACAGAGAGACTGGGTGCCCTACAGTGGTTGGCCCATTGGTCGCGAAGCGTTAATTCCATACTATGAAAAGGCTCAGGGGGTGGCCCATTCTGGGCCATTTTCCTATAGTCCAGAGCCTTGGTCCGATGCTCTGTCAAAACCCTTTGACTTTGCCGATCAGCTTTTCACCTCAAAGGTTTTTCAGTTTGGTACCCGCACTGTATTTCATCGAAACTACCTCGAAGATTTGAGCTCTGCACCTAATGTTGATATCTATCTCTATGCAACGGCTGTTGAGCTGGATGTCCCCCAGGAAAATAGCCGAGTGCAGCGGGTTCGGGTCAGCAACCTGACGGGAAAAAGCTGTTGGGTGGAGGCTAAAGCCTTTGTGCTGGCTACGGGAGGTATTGAAAATGCCAGGCTTATGCTGGCCTCTAACCGTCATCAACCGTGCGGTGTGGGCAACGAAAACGGCTTGGTTGGTCGTTTCTTTATGGATCATCCTCTGCTCAATGTTGGGCGGTTGTTGCCGGGTGAAAAAAGTACCTTTTCTCAAGCTGCTTTCTATGACTTGCGACAGGTCAAGGGCAGCCTGGTCATGGGGCACATTACTCATTCTCGGGAGGCGATGGCCGAACAGCGGCTGCTGAATAACGCTGTGGTTTTGTTTCCCCGGCCCACGCAGCGACAAACTCAAGCCGTGCTTGCGCTAAAAGATCTGGCCGAGAATGGATATCTCAAGCATCCTACCCCCGAGCATTGGCCTGCGATCGCCCAACGACTGATCAAGGTCGCTGGCGGCTTAGATTATGTGGCTCGCGCCATCTACGACGCGCGGAAATACGACCAATCTCTCCTGCATGGTTTTGGGCGAGGCGGATGGTCAAAGGATCCTCAAATCTGCGATCGCTTTACGGCTTACGAGGTTTTACTTGTCACAGAGCAGGCTCCTGATCCAAATAGCCGAGTCCAGCTCAGCCGCGATCGCGACCCCCTGGGTATGCCCCGGGTCGAACTCGACTGGCGCTGGGGAAAATTCAGCAGAGACAATGCTCAGCGAACCCAGGATTTATTTGCGGCAGTGGCGGAAAAGTCAGGCCTGGGGCGCTTCGTCAGTAACTTTGAGGATGGCAATCTGAGCCTGTCAGAGCCTTCGGGTATGGCCCATCACATGGGTACGACGCGAATGAGTGCTAGCCCCAGCCAGGGAGTTGTGAATGAAAACTGCCAGGTGCATTCAGTTCCCAATCTTTACGTGGCCAGTAGTTCTGTCTTTCCCACGGGGGGCTATGCAAACCCCACCCTGACCATACTGGCGCTGACATTGCGTCTGGCTGACCACCTGAAGAAGACACTGTCTAAAGAAGCGGTTGTCGTTCAAGCGGGACAAAAATTTTGA
- a CDS encoding SPFH domain-containing protein → MGSLFSFLVLLIFGGSIAASSVKIINQSDEALVERLGKYNGKKLTPGPNLLMPFFDKVVFKQTIRERVLDVPPQQCITRDNVSISVDAVVYWRIVDMEKAYYKVENLQAAMVNLVLTQIRAEMGKLELDQTFTARSEINEILLRELDISTDPWGVKVTRVELRDIVPSKAVQDSMELQMAAERKKRAAVLTSEGERESAVNSARGRAESAVLDAEARQKAAILDAEADQKAIVLRAQALRQEQILQAQGTAEAMQVIAKTLTSDPGMREALQFIIAQHYLEMGLKIGSSDSSKVMFMDPKSIPATLEGMRAIVGDGQASNL, encoded by the coding sequence ATGGGCAGCCTTTTTAGTTTTCTAGTCCTGCTGATCTTTGGCGGCTCGATTGCCGCTAGCTCCGTCAAAATCATCAACCAAAGTGACGAAGCCCTGGTCGAAAGACTGGGCAAGTATAACGGCAAAAAACTCACCCCTGGCCCCAATCTTTTGATGCCCTTTTTCGACAAGGTGGTGTTCAAGCAGACCATTCGGGAGCGGGTGCTGGATGTGCCTCCCCAGCAGTGCATTACCCGCGACAACGTCTCCATCAGCGTCGATGCCGTGGTTTACTGGCGCATCGTCGATATGGAAAAGGCCTACTACAAAGTCGAAAATCTCCAGGCGGCGATGGTCAACCTGGTGCTGACCCAAATTCGGGCCGAGATGGGCAAACTGGAGCTCGATCAGACCTTCACCGCCCGCTCTGAGATCAACGAGATTTTGCTGCGGGAGCTGGATATTTCAACCGACCCCTGGGGGGTGAAGGTGACCCGGGTGGAGCTGCGCGACATTGTGCCCTCCAAGGCCGTGCAGGATTCCATGGAGCTGCAAATGGCCGCCGAGCGCAAAAAGCGCGCCGCCGTGCTCACCTCCGAAGGCGAGCGCGAGTCGGCGGTCAACTCGGCCCGAGGCCGGGCGGAGTCGGCGGTGCTCGACGCCGAGGCCCGCCAAAAGGCGGCCATTCTCGACGCCGAGGCCGATCAGAAGGCGATCGTGCTGCGGGCCCAGGCCCTGAGACAGGAGCAGATTCTCCAGGCCCAGGGTACCGCCGAGGCCATGCAGGTGATCGCCAAAACTCTGACCAGTGACCCCGGCATGCGCGAGGCGCTGCAGTTTATCATTGCCCAGCACTACCTGGAGATGGGGCTGAAAATTGGCAGCAGCGACAGCAGCAAGGTGATGTTTATGGATCCCAAGAGCATTCCAGCCACTCTGGAGGGCATGCGGGCGATCGTCGGCGACGGGCAGGCAAGCAACCTGTAG
- the glsA gene encoding glutaminase A: MAQVQTFLEQLYHEFKGITDGKLASYIPELARADPGWFGISIVTLDGRSFEVGDVAQKFTIQSISKVFVYGMALEDYGREKLLRKVGVEPTGDPFNSLIRLDEDSKRPDNPMVNAGAIATTGLITGSDPAERLNRMLSMFERYVGNEVFVDVSTFMSEKTTGHRNRAMAHLMLNFGMIEQPIEEALDLYFQQCAVLVTTHDLAVMAATLANQGVNPITGQRAVGSEHVRDILSVMYTCGMYNFAGEWAFRVGIPAKSGVSGGIMAVVPNQAGIAVFSPLLDGHGNSVRGLKVFEALSRFELGGFLRGHQLGL, translated from the coding sequence ATGGCCCAGGTGCAAACGTTTTTAGAGCAGCTCTACCACGAGTTCAAGGGAATCACTGACGGTAAGCTAGCGTCCTACATCCCTGAACTGGCGCGGGCAGATCCCGGCTGGTTTGGGATTAGTATCGTTACCCTCGATGGCCGCAGCTTTGAGGTGGGCGATGTGGCGCAAAAATTCACCATCCAGTCGATTTCTAAGGTGTTTGTCTACGGCATGGCCCTGGAGGACTATGGCCGCGAAAAACTGCTGAGAAAGGTGGGGGTAGAGCCGACGGGCGACCCGTTTAATTCGCTGATTCGCCTGGATGAGGACTCTAAGCGCCCCGACAACCCGATGGTAAATGCAGGAGCGATCGCCACTACCGGCCTGATCACCGGCAGTGACCCCGCCGAGCGCCTGAACCGAATGCTGTCGATGTTTGAGCGCTACGTGGGCAATGAGGTCTTTGTGGACGTGTCCACCTTTATGTCGGAGAAAACTACAGGCCACCGCAACCGGGCCATGGCCCACCTGATGCTCAACTTTGGCATGATCGAGCAGCCCATTGAGGAAGCCCTCGACCTGTACTTTCAGCAGTGCGCTGTGCTGGTCACCACCCACGACCTGGCCGTGATGGCGGCGACGCTGGCTAACCAGGGGGTCAACCCCATCACTGGTCAGCGGGCGGTCGGGTCCGAGCACGTGCGCGACATTCTCAGCGTGATGTATACCTGCGGCATGTACAATTTCGCCGGGGAGTGGGCCTTTCGGGTGGGGATTCCGGCCAAGAGCGGCGTGTCAGGGGGCATTATGGCGGTGGTGCCCAACCAGGCTGGAATCGCGGTATTTTCGCCTCTGCTAGATGGCCACGGCAACAGTGTCCGGGGGCTTAAGGTGTTTGAGGCGCTTTCCCGTTTTGAGTTGGGTGGCTTTCTCAGGGGTCATCAGTTAGGCCTTTAG